The region ccacctccaaaaagaattaggatcataagtgctttagttttcggtcccgctatctacactaactaacacacaaacaccacacacacacacacattacaaaaatatgggagttgatctATAtctaaatctgaaaatattggttagtagttaccagaaatcgcggctaagcagttcatttaaatgagccgccaagcttcgtttggaactattcgggggctacatgaaccacgtgaccctctcgcgttctgacccctcattgatgcAACTCTCTCCTTCTAGGGCTCTGGGTAGAGCGTGCATGACAGGTGGGTCTACCACCGCAGTTACACTTCTGAGAAATTTATTGAATTTTCAGAGATTTTTATATTAAAAACAAAACCTAATGTGTTAGAAAGTGCACAAGAGGGTCAATCCACGACAAttacatttttgaaaaaaaaaagttgttcaaTGAATATACTCACACAAAACCAAGTGTGTTAGGAAGTGCAACACAGGAGGGTCAATCTACGATCTATTgatttttcagaatcagaatcgtgtttattggccgtgtaggtttgcacatatacggaatttgactccggtttcttggctctctcagtgtacttaacatagaataacaacactacaacacaacagtctgcAGATTTATAcacaggattgacttatacaggcaaaatacaATAAGGtggtaaggtgcaatggtgcagagaatatatcagagatgctgaaacagatgtcagcaggttacttacatacatgcctgaggtagatggacatgacagagtgtaccagtatatgtacaatatacagtacagtatacaacatgtacagtacagtatatacaacatggttggagtaTTTGACAGTTTtatgtgttcatttgaatgacagcccgtggagaGAAACTTTTTAtagctggttgttttggggtacagtcctctgtagcgcctgccagacgggaggagttggaacaggttgtgaccagggtgtgatggtctgcagtaatgttgtCTGCCCATTTCCCGAGtgtggaggtgtataagtcctgaatggagggcaggttggcaccaatgattttctctgcagcctTAATTGTCTGCTgtggtctgtccctgtcctgtttggagccgatccaaaccagacagtgatggatgtgcagagactGGATTGTtgcggtgtagaactgaatcagcagttcccgaggcaggttgaatttcttgagttggtggagaaagtacatcctctgctgggcctttttgacgaTATATATTATAACATGTATGTAATATATAAACATATTACAATAAAATCAATAGCTACCTGTATATAGGGCCCACTCATAAAAAACCCAAGTGTCTTAAAAAGTGCACAACAGGAGGGTCAATCTATGGCAATTACATGTTTGGAAAAAAccgttttgtttatttatttttttaaatataaatTGTTATATTACAAAAAATTCAAAATTGAAATAGAACTTTTGATTAAATTGAGACAGAACCCATAATTGATAACCAGAAAATTAGCAGCTAATAGAAGTTACCTGAGGTGAATGCAGGATTAAAAATACATGttttgactactactactactagtacttcggctgctcccgttaggggtcgccacagcggatcatccgtttccatctcttaagAAGACATGTTTGAGTAAACGCTGAAATTTGCTGTTGGAAGTGGCTGTTCTCAGTTCCAGTGGGATATCATACTAGATGCATATAAATGGATTCTTTATTGTCCTACAAGTAGTGCTGCAACTAACGACAATTTTGACAGTCGACTAGTCGTCGATTATCGAAACGATTAATCGACTAGTCGGATAATGAATTGCACAAAACAATAGCTCGTGTCACTGACCATCATGTGTAGCAGTGACTCGGTGAGGGCAGTCGCGTGCTGCGGTGTACACGTCTGCTTCTTCTGCATGCAGCCGTCCATGGTACCTTCACTCTTCTTCGGAGTCGGACTGCAATACATTTGATTAAGAAATACACTTGTCAGGCAGAAGGGGAACATGACTCTTTTAAACTCTTAGAATCCCACATGCTGGTATAGACAGAGTTGACTTGGCTTTATGTTAACGTTAAAAGCCAAGCCAACTCCGTCTCTACatagctacctagctagctaacaagctaactgTCTTACCGAGGCGTGCCCGCGTTGTCCAGATGTCCAGCGTGCCTCCTCTTCACATGCTCGTGCATTACGGACGTGCTCCCATGATAAGCGAGGCAACCTTACACATCTGGCAGGCCATCCTTTTCTCTGCCACGTTGAGGGTGAAATGCTCCCACACTTGACATGTTTAAGGACGCAATGGTGTTCATCGGCCGCCGCCATTTTGCTGCTTTGTTTACTTGTCCTGTCGCTtccgcgttattatgaaacccactgcttttctgggcaagacacgccctgtgtagcgttcaagcgctaggattggccaggcgtccaagcgctaggattggccaggcgtccaagagctaggattggccaggattgtttttttgtgattgaatacacttttCCACACGTTTTGTGTGCCCTTATTAAAGGAAGTCATTTTTTCTCTATTCAGTAGTTGGCTGATGGCGATAACCACTACTTGTTAATAAGGGCACACAAAACGTGTGGaaaagtgtattcaatcacaaaaaaaacaaacacggttTGCGTCAGAGGTGGTCAAAGATCTCAAATCCTCCATTCATTTTAATAGTGAGTAGGCTCGTGGGCGTGCCTAGCGCAAgcagggacgcctggccaatcctaacGCATGGACgcttggccaatcctagcgcaaGAATGGACGCCCGGCCAATCCTAGcgcatggacgcctggccaatcctagcgcttgaatgctagacagggcgtgtcttgcccagaaaagcagtgggtttcataataacgcgtcacttctgcgcatgtgcaccTCTCAGAGCGCTGGAAAGGAAGTGAGACGCCTCCCTCCTTAGCTACTTACTTCCATCAGCAGCTCCGGTGAAGCGATGTTGAGTTCAGTTCCACGGCGTGAAACACATGCGCGATGACGTAACTGACGAATTGTCGACTATTGAATTCGTTGGCAACTAATTTTGTCATCGATTTTTGTCGATTAATCGTTGCACCCCTACCTGCAAGAGAAAATGTGTTGCCACAACCTGTATGCCAAAATATATGTTCATCTCCAAACATCAAAATAGAAATTAATCACATCAGAATACAATTTCAATTTCATGCTACATACTtgggcagcgcagtggttagcacggtcgcctcacagcaagaaggtcctgggttcgagccccggggtagtccaaccttgggggtcgtcccgggtcgtcctctgtgtggagtttgcatgttctccctgtgtctgcgtgggtttcctcccacagtccaaagacatgtaggtcaggtgagtcggccgtactacgttgtccctaggtgtgaatgtgtgtgggtgtgtatgtatgtgtgtgtgggccctgtgtgatggtctggcagcctgtccagggtgtctccccgcctgccgcccaatgactgctgggataggctccagcatccccgcaaccctgagagcaggataagcggttcggataatggatggactacaTACTTCCAGTACATATATTAATTAATACTTCCATACAGTTGGACAGGGTTACATAAGTACTACCACATACTGTGTACAAACGTGTATTACATTCAATGGGATATGGGTACGCACATGAACAGGGACTGTCACAGGGGTACTTATATACAAATATATTATATAGGATTATTATATAAATGTTATGTGGTCTTGTAATAGCCACAAATTGTGCAAGCTGTTTCCCAACTCTAAACGGCAtatgtaaaagcagaattaaaatggGTATTGTTAACAGTGCTGTTTTGAAAACTTTCTCAGTGTGGACAACAGTGAGTACATGCGCAATGGCGACTTCCTACCCACAAGACTGCAGGCCCAGCAGGACGCCGTCAACATCGTCTGTCACTCCAAGACACGCAGCAACCCTGAAAACAACGTGGGCCTCATCACTATGGCCAAGTAAGCAGCGGTGTGCTTTATTACACATGCTGAAAGACCGCGCGTGATATACGAAAGAAAATAAATTATGATTTCTTTTTCTTACTCGGCAGCAATTGTGAGGTGCTGACAACATTGACTCCAGACACGGGAAGGATATTATCGAAACTGCATGCGGTCCAACCACGGGGGAACATAAGCTTCTGCACAGGCATCAGGGTAGCACATGTAAGTGATTATGGCCAAAGATGCAAACTGCAGCACTATTCGGCTGGTTCCACAAGTTCAGATTGAATCACAGCTGGAGACACCAGAGGtcagtaggctccagcatccccgcgaccctgagagcaggataagcggtttggataatggatggacggatagattAAATCTCGTTCCTCTAGcgtagtgtttcccaacccagtcctcaaggaccccctatcctgcagattttctttgcaaccccgaATAGGTACTTGTTTGTAGTTATTTAACCAATCAGCAataaattatgtcagatgttgcacaccttgcatagttaagtgctatgagatgattggttgagtaagtacaagcagggctacctatgcagggtgaaaatctgcaggatagggggtccttgaggactgggttgggaaacactgcagtGGATAGACCCTCCAGAAGTACTCTTTTGATTTGGTTCATATGATATATGTCGTTTCTATTGAGTGTATGAAAGAAGGACTTCAGGCTTGGAATTGTAGCTCAGCTTGACAAGAGCTGTTGTCCTTGCTAGTGTGAATAGCATGCATTACCAGTGACACTGGTGTTTGCATAATAAGAGATGTACAGCCCGTGTAAAGTGGTAATAGAATTTATGAATTAACTCTATTTAATTGTCTGACTCTTTCCCCGTGTTTCCGTCCTCTGTAGCTGGCTTTGAAGCACAGACAGGGGAAAAACCACAAGATGCGCATTATCGCATTTGTTGGCAGTCCAGTGGAGGACAACGAAAAAGACGTAAGCTGGGTTTCTACATAGATTCTTGTGTTGTTCTGCTTACTGTTAAAAGTTACGCCCTACTAAAGCCCGACTGGAACCGACATTTCGACTCTGGTACTAAATGTCATAGAAAAACTTGAGTACCGGCCTCCAAAATATCTCATCTGCGAGCAGCGATGCCCTCATCATTTTCTCATGAGATTACGTCTCGCCATGCTCTCAGACAGAAACCACGATCAAGGGTTACGCTGGACGTAGAGATAATCGTCATGTCATTGCTATACTCAAACATCCGTCTTGTAATTATTTTAAACAACAACTGCAACATTCTGTGCTCTCTTGTGCATCTTGTGTCATTACCAGTTACATTACACGACGTTACTAGTGAGGTTATTTTATAGGAAGCTACTGTTACGAGATATGTGACACATTGTTACCCGCTGGTTGAGTCGTTGCATTAGTGTCTCGGTCACGCTCTGATGTAATGACGCCGAACTGTCTTTCATCAGCTGGTCAAAATGGCAAAGCGTCTTAAGAAAGAAAAAGTCAGCGTGGACATCATTAACTTTGGAGAGGAGGTATGTTTATCCCACGTCTCCCCGCAGCTAACTGTGTGCATGTCCTTTGTGCTCTGTTGAAGAGTTTTTTGTTCCttgtctctgctgctgctgctgctgcctgcctCGTGGGTgaatccttctctccttcctccccgcAGGCCACGAACACAGAAAAGCTGACTATGTTCATCAACACTCTGAATGGGAAAGAGGGAGCGGGCTCCCACTTAGTCACAGTCCCTCCAGGCCCCAGTCTGGCTGACGCGCTGCTGTCCTCACCCATCCTGGCTGGGGAAGGTGGCGCAATGCTAGGCCTGGGTGCCAGCGACTTTGAGTTCGGAGTGGATCCCAGCGCGGACCCCGAACTGGCTTTggtaagagaggagaggaaagagccTACTGTAGTTTCGGTCTTGTTTCAGCTCTTATGTGACTTTTCTCTTAGGTATGATGATTCTGTGTTCTTTATGATAGGTCGTGGCCTGTTGCGTTTCACTAGTGTGGTAATGCACTTACCACCATGTCCTTTACTGTCGTACTCTTGCTAGTTCTGTTTTAGAAACTGGTCAGGTCTGTTCCTTGACAAGGAAAGGAGGAATATAGTATGTCTGCAGCTTACATGTAAAGGGAAACCATCACTGTTTTCAACGTTGTCTCTATATACAGTATATGTTCTagggacagaaaaaaagaagcagcACGGTCGACTCACTATAAGACTTTGGAGACTGGGTGCTGGATCCTGAATACAGTAAAACAGACGCCCTTCGTCAGCATgtattctgttcagaatacactGCGAAGAAGGGCGCCTTACCCAAAATGTCCGTGTGGCAACATTCAAAGTTCAAATTGGAGTGCTGCCCTAGTCTTGTCTTTCTGTGTTCTAGGGACAACACTCCATTAGCAACCATAATACTGAACAGTCTGTGTCTTTGAAACGCCACTGAAGTGGTCCGTTGGTGATGTCACTGACGACTTATCGACAGGAAAAACGTACTTCCTGGCTTATCAATAGGCTGCACTGTAAACTAAAATGTGAATATCAATGCTACATAAAAAATGTGTAGTATAGCATTGTTATTTACATTTTCTTATACAGTGTAGCCTATCGGGAAACCATGAAGCatgtctctatgcatgctcagtaatccaggtaaggaaatcacagaaaggtgaatcagttcatctggacacaacgtttattgagagaaacgtttcatcacataTCTacgtgacctcctcagtctcagctgactgcaggtatccccacccgtataaacaatacagtggcataacgaccgaaaacaacgatcggtttcggtgatgaaacgtttctctcactaaacgttgtgtcttgatgaactgattcacctttctgtgatcgtTAAGTAAGCGCACACTTTTACACACAATTGCGGTATATTTCAGAGACAACATGAGTGAATTCGTGATTGTTTCCTTTTAACTCTTATTTCATCCTCCTTGTCAAGTAAGAATAGATTTTTACTCTATGACAGCATGACAAGATTGTAAAGGCCTTTTTTGCGGCCTTGTCAGGATTCATCTATTGTACTCGTTGCTAAATTGccctctccctcttttcttcCCGCAGGCTCTGAGGGTATCGATggaggaacagagacagagacaggaggatGAGGCTCGCAGGGCCGCTGTCGTGTCGGCTGCTGAGGCTGGGGTTCCCTCTCCTACGACAGATGGTGAGAATCTCTGCATTTTCTTACCATACATACCAACTTCCTTTCTTCACTTTATGCACAATGGACGGATATATCACAATAAGTAAATTGACCCATCTTGCTATCTCCAttcgttgtttttctttttctttttttccacttgcAGAGTCTGAGGATGCCCTGTTAAAGATGGCCACCCCCCAGGTGGCCACAGCCACGCCTGCTCTGCCTGACTTCAGCCGCATGACAGAGGATGAACAAATAGCCTACGCTCTGCAGATGTCCATGCAGGGTGCAGGGGGAGGTTGGAGAGCGATACCTATTTTGACTTTTTTTATTCTGACCACAATCTGTAGCAAATCAAGAAGACATTCATACGCACCTATTTCACTATGCTTCACATGCTTTTCTCACACATTTTGTTCTGATTGTCCCCGGCAGAGTTTGAAGGTGAGGAAATGGACACAGGTGCTGACATAGACTCCGGTGAGGCTAAGGTAAGGAGAAACTACAAGTTCTTATTTGTTATTGTAGGGAACCCAGTCAACGGACTCGTCAGTAGTTTACTGATGAGAAATGCACTAACTACATCATCGTCAAATGTGTTTAGGATGAGGAGGACTATGACGTCATGCAGGATCCGGAGTTCCTACAGAGTGTCTTGGAGAACCTCCCTGGAGTTGACCCCAACAATGAGGCCATCCGCAATGCTATGGGTTCTCTGGCCTCCCAGACAGGCTCAAAACCTGAGGCCAAGAAGGATGAGGAaaagaagaagtaaacatccaaagAGTGGAACGCAGCACATACAATAAAGGACtaaggcccaatttatactccaaatgtcggctaggaGACAGACGTCTCTCCACAATGTTGACGTCACGAGAGACagtttttgtgtctcccagggccgtcgtgtacacgacacattttcttatgtcgcagactcgcgcgcattatgtcgcttagctgtgattggacagttggattgaagggacgaggtgttccgagcgttgccatggttttgcttgagagcgttGTTTTCTCGCTACTGTTTACAGCACAGCGCGTGACGCGAAACGTCTCCATAGATACCAGGGGACAGTCAGCGCGACAAGCATCAATGCAACaactcgagagacactttttcgtctgccgggagacatttggagcataaatcgGGCTTAACGATAAACGACTCAGAAATGCACTGTATGGCTTGTTAAAAGTTTTGCTGCCCTACACCCAAGGCACCCTGCTATTCACCTGATGATGATAACGGAACCTTTCAGATGGCCGTGTATAACAGCTGTAACCTTATGACCTCTAcccttttgaatttccattgaggctgatgttggttttttttttttgctcacttCTCTTTGTTTCATCAGTTTGTTGACTTTCACTTATCTACCCAGAAACACTGGGCGGATGATATTATCCTTAATAAATCTGAATATTACACAGTGGCACTTGGTGGAGTCTCAGAAATGTTGCCCCTGTGGGGGCCTAATTGTTGATCCTTTCCAGTCACATGGCTCCAAAATAACTTTAGAAGCAAGTTAGGGGTTCTTCAAGTTGCATCGAAATCATTCAGCTGTCAAGTGCATTTTACTACACACACAGGCGGTGGCCGGAAGTCCCAGGACGCGGCCTCGAACTTGGGAGCTATTGCGCAGGGACCGCAGCCTCACGCGCAGCGCGACAGGGGCGCGCGTGGTTCTCGGCAGGAACTACGTCACGGCTCGACGTAAAACGCGACGCGTGGTGACGACAAACTCCTGCGTCGGAAAATCAACCCGGGCGCTCCGGCGGGTCGACGGAAACAAGGTGGCGCTTCGCTGAACGCAGCGGCCGGTGTGAGAGACAGACCGCGGTTCGAATCGCGTCAGCCGAGCGCGGCGCGGATTTGGCCGTTTTGCTCACTCGGGTAAACGGACGCGACGACGAGCCGCCTTGGAGGTGGCCCGGCTAACGTTAGCCGGGCCAAGCTAACTAGCGCGCTAGCCGTTAGCAAAGATGTCCCTGCTGCGTCAACGTGTCAACGGAGTTGGACGTGAGATGCCGTTTGCCGACGTTAGCTTACTCTGATTACTttgtttggttgttgttgttttgttgcccGCTTCTGGTTGTGCCCAGGTTACGTGTGGAGCAGATAGTTACCCGCCTTGTCCACCTGGGGTGTCTAGTTAAGCGGAATGGAGCACTTGGCGAGCCCGTCGGAGGGGAGCTGAGCTTTGCTAACGTTAACTCCGGCCTCACGATGCTGCGATGCGGCGTTAGCTTGGCGGTTTGTTCCCTGGCCTCCGTTTTCACCTAGCAACTTCGGCGAGCCTGTGTCCCCTCGGGTTTTGACCCTTTTGCCGGGAATGGGGGATATGAAGACCCCAGATTTTGATGATTTGCTGGCAGCTTTTGACATTCCTGACATTGATGCCAAAGAGGCCATACAGTCCAGTCCGGAAGAAGAGGGCCATGGAGGGCACAATGGAGGAGACGGCACCAGAGAGATGGGAGGACCCTCTTGTTTCCCCTGCTCGCCTCTCCCTCAGGGTGACCATCCGGCTGTGAGTGTAATTGTAAGGAACAGTGTGCGGCATGAGTCTTATGGAGAGGGGGACAATTCTGTCAGTGAGGATGCCAACAACTCTACGGACGATGCTGAGAGTTTCTCCAACAGTGGCGTTGTCCCAAAGGATGAGGCCGAAATAACTTGTAAAGAAACCTTTGAGCCCCAGATGCATGATAGGTTTCAGTTTTCGGTGCCCAGAGTTGAGGGACAAACCAATGGAGAACTGTGGCCCCGTCGTTCTCCGCTGAGCTCCTCGCCCACCTCTAGTGAGCAAGGAGCCAAAGAAGTAGCTGATGCTGGATCAGCGAGCCATACGGCTGACGTGATGAGCACGCTGAGGCCCCTCCTCTATCCCCAGTCCTCAGCCAGTGCTACTCCCCCTGTACCATTCACTCCCTCCTTATCATCTCCACCCTCCTGTCATTCTGTCAGCCAACAACCTCCTCCTTCTCCCCAACCCATTCAGAAGGAAGAGACCAGTAGCCCCTATAGCCCACCATCCTCCCCGCCTGCCCTCAATGGGAGTATGAGAGGCGAGGTACGGCACATCAGTGAATCAGAGGAAGAAGATTCGGAGCCTGATTTGGGAAGCCCGCTGGTGATACAGGAAAGCCCAGAATCTCTGATGTCGCCCTCCTCCAGTATTCCACAGGGATGTGAAGTGTCCACTGAACTTCTCGGCTCACTTCAGACCTCCCCTAGTTGCCTCCTTGgcgctcctcctctctcttcctcacctgcTTTCTTTAAACCTAAACCCCGTCCCAATGAGGAGGTGCCCTCCACTCCTAGTTCTACCCCCACAGCACCAGAGCTGAAGGTCCCCCAATCCTGCCCCTCCTCCAGTCTGACACAGTGCACCTCAGCCAAAGAGGAGAAGTATCCAGAACACGTGATTGAAGAGAGGGACTCTCCCGAGAGCCCGCCGCCTGATCAGACAGGCTTTGCCATGCCAAGGAAAAGCCTCAGCCCAGCTCCAGCATCGGCCCCAGCTTTTACCTCCAACCACAAGGACCCTATTGACCAAGCGGAGCCCATGGAGAATGAGCCTAGTCAACAGTGCGTGTTAGGGGAGGTCAGTGAAGCGGGGGGTGAAAAAATGGAGGTTGGAGATGGAGGAAAAGCCGACAAGGAGAACTCTGGCACCGGCTCACCGTCTGTTGATGCCACGTGTGACAGTGCTGCAGAGGCAGGTTTGCCCTTATCCCGTTTACTCAAGGTCAAAATCAAAATGGTCAAAACGCCTACAGGGAGTATCACGGGGACTGTGACCGGAGTTCCCCCTAAAAACGCTGGAGGGGTCCCTTCTGAAACAGTGGATGGTTCCAAACTTCCACCAGGAAATCATAACATTGTGAGCAGGCCCAAGAGGGATGCGTCCCAGAAACGCACACCAAACAGCACTGAAACGTTACCCCCAGGACCAAGGCTCCAGGATGCCAGCGCTGCAATGTTAACGGCCGCCAGCAAGCTAAAAAACAAAACGGCAATAGACGCCAAGCTCCAAGTCTCACCCACAGCTGTCAGCATCACCAAAGCTGCAGCCCTGCCGTCCATCTCCTCTTCCAGAATCAGTACCGAGGGGGTTGGCATGTGTGGCCCCGGCCAGAAAactctaatcagtggggtgaccgtGACCTCACTGACTCCTCCGCTCCCTCCCCATGGCAGCAGGCTAGCCTCCATAGTTAACAACACGGGGTCAATCATATCCAAGAGTCAGTCCAACCTGGTGGAAGCCTTCAACAAGATTCTCAACAGCAAAAACCTGCTGCCTAGCTATAAGCCAGACCTCAGCTCTCCACTTCCTGCGGAGTGGGGTTTGCCCCTGCCTGCACAGGTAATAACATATTTGATAATAATTTGTCATTTATTTGCCTTAATGGTTTTCTAAAATGAAGTTGCAATAAACAAAATATTGCAGAAACAAGGTTATTCAAGAAGAGATTTTTACAAGGTTACACAAAATGAGGACCTTGGCACAAGCAAGGATGCTTTTTGGACCGTGGCTAGGTTAAAGGGTGACTGAGCAGTAGGGAATATGAAGCCTTGTAAGGTCATAGGGTCAGGATAAGGGTTAAGGGCGGCTCGAGATGAGTTTTACTGCTTATTGTATGCTCTTGCCAGGAACTCTCAATAGATGTGATGTGGATCCCACGCAGTTTTTTTCTCACATTGTGATATGTTACGTGCACACATTCCAATCAAATGCTAAAATCCAACAGGGTTACCGTTGTTTAGAGTGTGGTGATGCCTTTGCTCTGGAGAGGAGCCTCGCACGGCACTACGACCGGCGCTCGCTGAGGATCGAGGTGACCTGTAACCACTGTGCCAAGAGGTTGGTCTTCTTCAACAAGTGCAGCCTACTTTTGCATGCCAGGGAGCACAAAGAAAAAGGCCTCATCATGCAGTGTTCCCACCTGGTCATGAAACCTGTATCTGTGGAGCAGATGGTGGGCCAACAGGAGCCTACACCCGTTGGTTAGTGAACATTGTTTCCGTCACCGAACCATGTTTTTCATATGCatttcaatttttattttttattttgagcaTGACCGATGAGTAGTGAAAGTATCACTTCCCTCTTTAAAACGCAGGCCCTTTCTGAGCTTTCTGGTATCTTGATGTAAGTGGGCCACGTGGGCTCAAGCTGTGGTAGCAGTGTCCCGAGTTTGGGTCCTGTTCAGGCCCTTTACTGCATGTCCTTCCACTCTTTTAACATTGCTCGTCTTTGTTGtcattctctttctttctcttggttCTGCCCTCCCCTCAGctgtgctctctccctctctcctgtcctCAGCCGGGGCGCCATCATCGTCTGCACTAAACACGGCCGTTGCCAACCCGGCGCCACAGCTGCAGCAAGCAACAACCGGCAAGAAGGCAGAGCCAGTGCAATACAAGAATAATACATGTCCCGAGTGTCTGGTTCAGTTCTGCAGCAAAGAAGAGGTTGCTGCTCACTTCCAAGAAGTGAAACCAGCACAGAGCACCGTGAGTcttgtactggtgtgtgtgtgtgtgtgtgtgtgtgtgtgtgtgtgtgtgtgtaagagagaacgaaactgacagacacagagacTCATTCATTCAGGCAagcgatcttttttttttttttaattaaacttGCCACTTTGGGTGGTTCGTAGTATTGGTGGTCTTTGGTTCACAGCCATTCTGAGTGGTGTTTGCttgctctccccgtctctctgctGGTTTCCTCCTGGTCCACTAGTTTCCTTACACGTTTGAAAGcagtgcaggtcaggtgaatgtgAAACATGTCTGTGTTCTGTGATCTACTGCCAAATGCTTGCTGGGATAGGATTTCAGCCAACCTGTAATCCTTAGCCTGatatagagagtgaatgaagacatgaatgaatgatttatttattGTAAATTATTGACGATGAACAGCCGTCCGGCTGAGTCTCCGAACTGACTCCCACCCACACCTCTTCTCCCTCTGTCCATCCAGCAGTGCACCGAGTGCTCTCCTCCCATGCTCCTTCCCAACAGCTGCAGCTCAGCGGCTCACCAGCGCATCCACAAAGCCTGCCCACCCCACGTGTGTCCCGAGTGCGGGGGGATTTCCAAACAGCCGGGCTTCCAGACCCACCTGGACGAGGCCTGTTTGCACTTTGCACGGCGCATTGGATATAGGTTCCTGTTTTCCCCACTTGTGTCGATCAAGGCAAAATAAATATTCAGGGGAAATAAAATGCAGTTGTCGTGCATACTGAAAGGTCATGTCTTTTACCTTGTCCCCCTCTTTCTTGTTTCCTGTCCGTCTCCCTCCCTCCAGGTGTTCCAGTTGTCAGGTGGTGTTTGGAGGACT is a window of Lampris incognitus isolate fLamInc1 chromosome 9, fLamInc1.hap2, whole genome shotgun sequence DNA encoding:
- the znf687a gene encoding zinc finger protein 687a isoform X3 is translated as MGDMKTPDFDDLLAAFDIPDIDAKEAIQSSPEEEGHGGHNGGDGTREMGGPSCFPCSPLPQGDHPAVSVIVRNSVRHESYGEGDNSVSEDANNSTDDAESFSNSGVVPKDEAEITCKETFEPQMHDRFQFSVPRVEGQTNGELWPRRSPLSSSPTSSEQGAKEVADAGSASHTADVMSTLRPLLYPQSSASATPPVPFTPSLSSPPSCHSVSQQPPPSPQPIQKEETSSPYSPPSSPPALNGSMRGEVRHISESEEEDSEPDLGSPLVIQESPESLMSPSSSIPQGCEVSTELLGSLQTSPSCLLGAPPLSSSPAFFKPKPRPNEEVPSTPSSTPTAPELKVPQSCPSSSLTQCTSAKEEKYPEHVIEERDSPESPPPDQTGFAMPRKSLSPAPASAPAFTSNHKDPIDQAEPMENEPSQQCVLGEVSEAGGEKMEVGDGGKADKENSGTGSPSVDATCDSAAEAGLPLSRLLKVKIKMVKTPTGSITGTVTGVPPKNAGGVPSETVDGSKLPPGNHNIVSRPKRDASQKRTPNSTETLPPGPRLQDASAAMLTAASKLKNKTAIDAKLQVSPTAVSITKAAALPSISSSRISTEGVGMCGPGQKTLISGVTVTSLTPPLPPHGSRLASIVNNTGSIISKSQSNLVEAFNKILNSKNLLPSYKPDLSSPLPAEWGLPLPAQGYRCLECGDAFALERSLARHYDRRSLRIEVTCNHCAKRLVFFNKCSLLLHAREHKEKGLIMQCSHLVMKPVSVEQMVGQQEPTPVAGAPSSSALNTAVANPAPQLQQATTGKKAEPVQYKNNTCPECLVQFCSKEEVAAHFQEVKPAQSTQCTECSPPMLLPNSCSSAAHQRIHKACPPHVCPECGGISKQPGFQTHLDEACLHFARRIGYRCSSCQVVFGGLNSVKSHIQVAHCDTFHKCPSCPMAFKSAASTQNHITTQHPTLTGGQAKMIYKCVMCDTVFTQNSQLYVHFDIHLANQKVHVFKCPECTKLFSQRNSLMDHMKCAHKAPLSKQDLPSPAPPATSSRSQSSTKPESSDGEDQEGEEKGKVNGERTATTSGWKCASCRTHYTDREAFVTHMAEQHGKIMKKFPCNKCESSFTTTSSLRRHIRVKHKGIKRGYHCQFCTDSDKTFNSRVMLERHIQLRHSMEAASQDAPQAGSGLDEVDSSSEHDSGPGSQQKRKGAVKAARDGNFSDRVRPAKKTRLSSSAPAPSSLPESGFRCAPCGFTTEDQAAFLEHIPQHRTEGTAGRGVQCLQCGACFTSLSSLSRHRFITHKVRVAPADGKLSLTSQPAPSPGGSENYDDTNPRGGFPPVLLSSRPSAPHDKEGEGRLDCKVCGKHFEKTTDLNTHFRTHGMAFINTRNSGKAT